The following are encoded together in the Arcticibacterium luteifluviistationis genome:
- a CDS encoding RagB/SusD family nutrient uptake outer membrane protein, which produces MKRNILLAFAIGLLTVIDWSCTDLKEEVLDESLFGQGQAEVISGAIAPAYGQVSWTWRHTNYYGLQLIAGDDAILPYRGGTDWFDGGKFLDTHRHSITPGNDLVGSSWNELTLNISRTLSAIEVLRPLVAAGNTAAQGPLDEMVALRAYLNMIMLDGWGLVFRKESSNETSEVIRGQVAIDYIQSELESVVDRMGNTGGPGRITQGAVYGFLARLHLNMAVYKDPYGTPDFAKADMDKVIEYTDKIINSGKYDLSPEYFELFNDENNSNAELIFALDQRGVLQREHSRWAYWSIAGSQWGRLEYPSSDGTDGPAITSDFYQTWVDSYGDVDPAADARFYQHNINVSEELANLEGKSPLNDEDNYVCMTPEEFEMNRGIIRGTPWGPRKNSDGQFITCDGGYRIYPVKQIKGNGPDKNVGYVDHTLQVDFTNEGRLHKTGYRVAKYQFSRTSPNANNFSSVDLVLMRLGEIYLMRAEAKLRNGDNAGALTDVNTLRASRTARPAQTPPALQSINLESLLAERGFELYWEGFRRTDQIRFGTYENSWTEKTNSDPKMRLFPIPQSAIDGASNIEGYIVQNDGY; this is translated from the coding sequence ATGAAAAGAAATATTTTACTCGCATTTGCAATCGGATTACTCACAGTGATAGACTGGAGCTGTACCGATTTAAAAGAAGAAGTGTTAGACGAATCCTTGTTTGGTCAGGGACAGGCGGAGGTTATTAGTGGAGCTATAGCCCCTGCATATGGTCAAGTGTCATGGACATGGAGACATACCAATTATTATGGCTTGCAACTTATAGCTGGAGATGATGCTATTTTGCCTTACCGTGGAGGAACTGATTGGTTTGATGGTGGAAAGTTTTTAGATACCCATAGACATAGTATTACTCCAGGGAACGACCTTGTTGGTAGTTCATGGAACGAGCTTACGCTAAATATTTCTAGAACTTTATCGGCTATTGAAGTGCTTCGCCCTTTAGTGGCTGCGGGAAATACTGCGGCTCAAGGCCCTTTAGATGAGATGGTAGCTCTAAGAGCGTATCTTAATATGATTATGTTAGATGGCTGGGGATTGGTTTTTAGAAAAGAGTCTTCAAACGAGACCTCAGAAGTGATAAGAGGGCAGGTAGCTATTGACTATATCCAAAGCGAATTAGAGTCAGTAGTAGATCGTATGGGAAATACTGGTGGACCAGGAAGAATTACACAAGGTGCTGTATATGGTTTCTTGGCAAGACTTCACCTAAATATGGCGGTATATAAAGACCCTTATGGTACGCCAGATTTTGCAAAAGCAGACATGGATAAGGTGATAGAATACACCGATAAGATTATAAATTCAGGTAAGTATGATTTGTCTCCTGAGTATTTTGAATTATTCAATGATGAGAACAATTCTAATGCTGAGTTAATTTTTGCTCTTGACCAAAGAGGTGTTTTACAAAGAGAGCATAGCCGTTGGGCATACTGGTCAATTGCAGGTTCGCAGTGGGGAAGGTTAGAGTATCCAAGCTCTGATGGTACAGATGGCCCTGCCATTACATCTGATTTTTATCAAACATGGGTAGATAGTTATGGCGATGTAGACCCTGCTGCTGATGCTAGATTTTACCAGCATAATATCAATGTTTCAGAAGAACTTGCAAACCTAGAAGGAAAGTCTCCATTAAATGATGAAGACAATTATGTTTGTATGACTCCTGAAGAGTTTGAAATGAACCGTGGAATTATTAGAGGAACACCTTGGGGACCAAGAAAAAACTCTGATGGACAGTTTATCACATGTGACGGAGGTTACAGAATTTATCCTGTGAAACAAATTAAGGGTAATGGTCCTGATAAGAATGTTGGTTATGTAGACCATACTTTACAAGTTGATTTTACTAACGAAGGAAGACTACACAAAACAGGTTATAGAGTGGCCAAATATCAATTTAGCCGTACTTCACCTAATGCTAACAACTTTAGTAGTGTAGATTTAGTCTTAATGAGACTTGGTGAAATATACCTTATGCGTGCCGAGGCGAAACTGAGAAATGGAGATAATGCAGGAGCACTTACAGATGTGAATACTTTAAGAGCATCTAGAACTGCTCGTCCTGCTCAAACACCGCCAGCATTACAATCTATTAATTTAGAAAGTTTACTTGCTGAGAGAGGATTTGAGCTTTACTGGGAAGGTTTCCGCCGTACTGACCAAATTCGTTTTGGTACATACGAGAACTCTTGGACAGAGAAAACAAACTCAGATCCTAAAATGAGATTGTTCCCAATACCTCAAAGTGCAATTGACGGAGCCTCTAATATAGAAGGTTACATTGTTCAGAACGACGGGTACTAG
- a CDS encoding SusC/RagA family TonB-linked outer membrane protein yields the protein MKKLYFKLTLYLGLCGLLMSNMSNAAPLVIKVSGQVTDSSDGTEMIGCSISEKGTTNGVLSDASGNFSINVKDQNSVLVFDFIGYARQEVVVGSQTSINIQLVQEANQLDDIVVLGYGTQKKSDVTGSVGTLKSEDFNKGVVANPGQLLQGKIAGVNVTSVSGEPGAAQDVVIRGVGSLRSGTTPLYVIDGFVLDNSSNGFASNPLNFINPQDIESINVLKDASAAAIYGARAANGVIVITTKKGKEGKSEVNLSISTATSTLANKIDVFSAADFRKNVVSAGGTLYDAGGNTDWQDELTRTARSTATNLSMSGAASEKFSYFASLGLDNQEGILNNSSLKRYSGRLNLNQTALDGKLKIAYNFIGAQTENSRPDGANMVVDMLRLNPTIPARTNGIPTLLDDILSPVARQDLYSDDAVNSRIIANIAPSLELYKGLTYKLNLGVDFSSTERVIQTVPYALLEGLDLGSLNSIYSKNSNSLIENTLNYVFTKDRHNMSFLAGHSFQKFFENQTSFERTGFANNDIEPRYQDQLSTTEQPTVVNTYATKNELQSFFGRVNYGFADKYMVTATFRADGSSKFGANNKYGYFPSFAAGWNITNEDFMSGSAFTNLKLRASWGQTGNQEIPSKITQANFNDSRADNDTYPLDPSANTLDDYPYGTIYTRLANPNIQWEVSTQSNIGLDFGLFSNKLTGTVDYFNKASTNILLEAVPADPIQPTPTFWTNVPNMEIRNSGLELSLDFQNSSQNGFYYNLGGNITFIKNKVVDSPYAVLTTGAAQGAGQTGATINGYINGEAIGSYFMKEFIGIGDDGLNLFKDQNGDGQVIENDRIVVGSALPSTLYAFYTNFGYKNFDLSLNFNGVSGNKIYNHTAMSIFNKGNIASSFNTTDFAIQYPEEAITNSNEVSTRYLEDGSYLRMNNATLAYKLSPQKIGIDKWVNNIRFSVTGQNLFVITKYTGYDPEINSGSSIGGVQTFGIDRFTYPKPRTFLLGLNVTF from the coding sequence ATGAAAAAACTCTATTTTAAGCTCACGTTGTATCTAGGGCTGTGTGGATTACTCATGTCAAACATGAGTAATGCGGCACCCTTGGTAATAAAAGTTAGCGGGCAGGTAACTGACTCCTCTGATGGAACTGAAATGATAGGATGCTCTATCAGCGAAAAAGGTACTACAAACGGAGTTCTTAGCGACGCAAGTGGTAACTTTAGTATCAATGTAAAAGACCAAAATTCTGTCCTCGTATTCGACTTTATAGGTTATGCCAGGCAGGAAGTGGTAGTAGGAAGTCAAACTAGCATCAACATCCAGCTAGTGCAAGAGGCTAATCAATTAGATGATATTGTAGTATTAGGATATGGTACGCAAAAGAAATCTGATGTAACAGGTTCTGTAGGAACACTAAAAAGTGAAGATTTTAATAAAGGAGTTGTAGCCAATCCTGGTCAATTGCTTCAAGGTAAAATTGCTGGTGTAAATGTAACATCTGTAAGTGGAGAGCCTGGAGCTGCCCAAGATGTAGTAATACGTGGAGTAGGTAGCTTGCGTTCTGGTACTACACCACTTTATGTGATTGACGGTTTCGTGCTTGATAACTCATCAAATGGTTTTGCAAGTAATCCACTTAACTTTATTAACCCTCAAGATATTGAGTCAATAAACGTTCTTAAAGATGCATCAGCAGCAGCTATTTATGGAGCAAGGGCTGCAAATGGTGTAATTGTGATTACAACCAAAAAAGGTAAAGAAGGTAAGTCAGAGGTTAATTTATCTATATCTACAGCCACTTCTACTTTAGCAAATAAAATTGATGTTTTCAGTGCTGCAGATTTTCGTAAGAATGTAGTTAGTGCAGGCGGAACTCTTTATGATGCTGGTGGAAACACAGATTGGCAAGATGAGCTTACACGAACAGCTCGTTCTACCGCCACCAACTTATCTATGAGTGGTGCAGCTAGTGAGAAGTTTTCATATTTCGCTTCTCTTGGTCTAGATAATCAAGAGGGTATTTTGAATAATAGTAGCCTGAAGCGTTATTCTGGAAGACTTAACTTAAATCAAACGGCTTTAGACGGTAAACTGAAAATTGCCTATAATTTTATAGGAGCCCAAACGGAGAACTCAAGACCAGATGGTGCTAATATGGTAGTAGACATGCTTAGGTTAAACCCAACCATTCCTGCTAGAACTAACGGAATACCAACTCTTTTAGATGATATCTTAAGCCCTGTAGCAAGACAAGATTTGTATTCTGACGATGCTGTAAATAGCCGTATAATTGCAAACATTGCTCCTAGCTTAGAACTATATAAAGGTCTTACTTACAAGCTCAACTTAGGGGTAGATTTCTCATCTACAGAGAGAGTAATTCAAACTGTACCTTATGCTTTACTAGAAGGCTTAGATTTAGGTTCTTTGAATTCTATTTATTCAAAAAATAGCAACAGTCTGATTGAAAATACATTGAATTATGTGTTTACTAAAGACAGGCATAATATGAGTTTTTTAGCAGGTCACTCTTTTCAGAAATTCTTTGAGAATCAAACTTCTTTTGAGCGTACAGGCTTTGCCAATAATGATATAGAGCCTCGTTACCAAGACCAGTTAAGTACTACGGAGCAGCCAACTGTAGTAAATACCTATGCTACTAAAAATGAGCTTCAATCTTTCTTTGGTAGAGTAAACTACGGTTTTGCAGACAAGTACATGGTAACTGCCACTTTCAGAGCTGATGGTTCTTCTAAGTTTGGAGCAAATAACAAATATGGTTACTTCCCATCTTTTGCAGCTGGGTGGAATATCACTAACGAAGACTTCATGTCGGGTTCTGCTTTTACAAACTTGAAGCTTCGTGCCAGTTGGGGGCAAACAGGAAATCAAGAGATTCCTTCTAAAATTACGCAAGCGAATTTTAATGATAGCCGTGCTGATAATGACACTTATCCACTAGACCCAAGTGCTAATACGCTTGATGATTACCCTTATGGTACTATCTATACAAGATTAGCAAATCCTAATATCCAATGGGAGGTTTCTACGCAAAGTAACATCGGTTTAGACTTTGGTCTGTTTAGTAACAAATTGACAGGTACTGTAGATTATTTTAACAAGGCATCTACTAATATTTTATTAGAGGCAGTTCCTGCAGATCCAATTCAGCCGACACCTACTTTCTGGACTAATGTACCAAATATGGAAATCAGAAACTCAGGACTTGAATTATCGCTAGACTTTCAAAATAGTAGCCAAAATGGCTTTTACTATAATTTAGGTGGTAACATTACTTTCATAAAAAACAAAGTTGTTGATTCTCCTTATGCTGTTTTAACTACAGGTGCTGCACAGGGTGCTGGTCAAACAGGAGCTACTATCAATGGTTATATTAATGGAGAAGCTATTGGTTCTTATTTCATGAAAGAATTTATTGGAATAGGTGACGATGGCCTTAACTTATTTAAAGACCAAAATGGTGATGGTCAGGTGATAGAGAATGACAGGATAGTAGTGGGCTCGGCTTTGCCAAGTACGCTTTATGCATTCTATACCAACTTTGGATATAAAAACTTCGACTTGAGTCTTAATTTCAATGGCGTTTCTGGTAATAAAATTTATAACCATACGGCCATGTCTATTTTCAATAAAGGAAACATAGCGTCTTCTTTTAATACTACAGACTTTGCTATTCAATATCCAGAAGAAGCAATTACTAACTCAAATGAAGTTTCAACAAGATATTTAGAAGATGGTTCTTACCTAAGAATGAACAATGCAACTTTGGCTTATAAGCTAAGCCCTCAAAAAATAGGCATTGACAAATGGGTAAATAACATTCGCTTTTCTGTAACGGGTCAAAACCTGTTTGTAATAACAAAATATACGGGTTATGACCCAGAGATTAACTCGGGAAGCTCTATTGGTGGTGTTCAAACTTTCGGTATTGACCGTTTTACATATCCAAAACCACGTACATTTTTACTTGGTTTAAATGTTACATTCTAA
- a CDS encoding THUMP-like domain-containing protein — protein MSLEILIDANNQARSLGKINTTAFALKNPNKWKPEFLRAVLKQYQFLKKLETKIPAWFENKGIIGAEIINIEQCSSEETGQHKFKNHSGKLALDLTGGFGVDSYFLAQNFERLISCEAISSLQNVVKHNFQNLGISNVEFVNQKAEDFIGCSNYQFDLIYLDPDRRGENNKKLVLLEDCSPNLVEILPRLLELSPTIIVKYSPLLDIQLVLKTLSNIRNVEVIAIQNEVKELLITITDSTEHTPVQIVSTNIKKDKTETFSHTIEKENEAFTPFQEPQKYLYEPNAAIMKAGAFKSVAVKYEVAKIAQHSHYYTSEALIQDFPGRTFNIEKVLPYSTKALKPLAKQKFNVLARNFPLNPVTICKKHHLNTGGDSYLIFTQNHKNEKIILFCSRTF, from the coding sequence ATGTCTCTTGAAATCCTTATAGATGCTAATAATCAAGCAAGAAGCTTAGGTAAAATAAATACCACAGCCTTCGCTTTAAAAAACCCAAACAAGTGGAAACCCGAATTTCTAAGGGCTGTATTAAAACAATATCAATTTTTAAAGAAACTTGAAACCAAAATACCTGCTTGGTTTGAGAACAAAGGTATAATTGGAGCAGAAATAATAAACATAGAGCAATGCTCTTCAGAAGAAACTGGCCAACATAAATTTAAAAACCACTCCGGTAAGCTAGCATTAGACTTAACTGGTGGTTTTGGTGTTGACTCTTATTTCCTAGCCCAAAATTTTGAAAGACTCATTTCCTGTGAAGCCATTTCTTCTTTGCAAAACGTGGTCAAACACAACTTCCAGAATTTAGGTATTTCTAATGTAGAGTTTGTCAATCAAAAAGCAGAAGACTTCATAGGCTGTTCTAATTATCAGTTTGACTTAATTTATCTAGATCCAGATAGACGAGGAGAAAACAACAAAAAGTTAGTTTTACTGGAAGATTGTAGCCCTAACTTGGTTGAAATACTCCCTCGCCTTTTGGAACTTAGCCCTACCATCATTGTCAAATACTCTCCTCTATTAGATATTCAACTTGTCTTGAAAACCCTTAGTAACATTAGGAATGTTGAAGTTATAGCTATCCAAAATGAAGTAAAAGAGCTACTTATAACAATAACAGATTCCACTGAGCATACACCTGTTCAAATAGTTTCTACCAATATCAAGAAAGATAAAACCGAAACTTTTAGCCATACTATTGAAAAAGAAAATGAAGCCTTCACCCCATTTCAAGAGCCTCAAAAATATTTATATGAACCGAATGCAGCCATTATGAAGGCGGGAGCTTTTAAAAGTGTGGCTGTTAAATATGAAGTAGCTAAGATAGCCCAGCACAGCCACTATTATACCTCTGAGGCTCTAATTCAAGATTTCCCTGGCAGAACATTTAATATAGAAAAAGTGTTACCCTATAGTACAAAGGCCTTAAAACCTTTGGCAAAACAAAAGTTTAACGTTTTGGCGAGAAATTTCCCTTTGAATCCTGTGACTATTTGCAAGAAACACCATCTTAATACAGGAGGAGACTCTTATTTAATCTTTACCCAAAATCACAAAAACGAAAAGATAATTTTATTTTGCAGTCGCACTTTTTAA
- the dprA gene encoding DNA-processing protein DprA — protein sequence MQEDLVYKLALKEADGIGGVLFRHLISYFGTAKAVLESPEGKLLKTPGIGPGIISGIKKAKKGLPAAEKLLTDSIKKNFQIISFQDASYPQRFKGLYDAPPIIFCQGSKDLNYTRTVGIVGTRKATDYGKEVTENIVAELAEYGVAVISGLAYGIDVTAHKAALKNNLQTVAVMAGGFDFVYPAAHKKYVKDITENGALVTENKNDVKPIGPQFIARNRIIAALSDAVIIVESARRGGGLVTAEYGNNYHREVYAVPGAIGMTYSEGPNTLIRLNKAKILTSAKNIIGDLNWSLDGEPTYEQATSELDLTKFTDDESKVLSLFMQKGEIQIDDLSFETNIPLNKLASLLLNLEFQDLVKAMPGKKFKLK from the coding sequence ATGCAGGAAGATTTAGTGTATAAGTTGGCTCTGAAAGAAGCAGACGGTATTGGTGGTGTTCTTTTTAGGCATTTGATAAGCTATTTTGGTACGGCAAAAGCTGTATTGGAATCACCTGAAGGGAAATTGTTAAAAACGCCTGGGATAGGTCCAGGTATAATTTCGGGTATTAAGAAGGCAAAAAAAGGTTTGCCAGCGGCCGAAAAACTTTTAACGGATTCTATCAAAAAGAACTTTCAGATTATTAGTTTTCAAGATGCCAGCTACCCGCAACGGTTTAAAGGTCTTTATGATGCTCCACCTATTATTTTTTGTCAAGGTTCTAAAGACCTAAACTATACCAGAACGGTGGGTATAGTAGGTACGCGTAAAGCTACAGATTACGGAAAAGAAGTTACAGAAAATATAGTAGCTGAACTGGCAGAATATGGTGTGGCAGTGATAAGTGGTTTAGCTTATGGCATTGACGTGACGGCACATAAAGCGGCTTTGAAAAACAACCTGCAAACGGTGGCTGTAATGGCTGGTGGTTTTGACTTTGTTTATCCTGCGGCTCATAAAAAATATGTAAAGGATATTACCGAAAATGGAGCTTTAGTAACAGAAAACAAAAATGATGTAAAGCCAATTGGCCCACAATTTATAGCTAGAAATAGAATTATAGCGGCATTGAGTGATGCTGTAATTATAGTAGAGTCTGCCAGAAGGGGTGGGGGATTAGTAACTGCCGAATATGGGAATAATTACCATAGAGAGGTATATGCAGTGCCGGGTGCTATAGGAATGACTTATTCTGAAGGACCAAACACATTGATTCGACTGAATAAGGCTAAGATTTTAACTTCTGCTAAGAATATTATAGGAGACTTGAATTGGTCACTGGATGGTGAACCTACATATGAACAGGCTACTTCTGAGTTAGACCTAACTAAGTTCACAGATGATGAAAGCAAGGTACTCTCCTTGTTCATGCAAAAAGGGGAAATTCAAATAGATGACTTGAGTTTCGAAACCAATATCCCTTTAAACAAACTGGCATCACTCTTACTAAATCTTGAGTTTCAAGACTTGGTAAAAGCAATGCCAGGAAAGAAGTTTAAACTGAAGTAG
- a CDS encoding MerR family transcriptional regulator → MKDMKLFYSTEEVAQHFEVAPSKIRYYEREFNLKIQTRGKNKAFTKKDIEKIGEIIALVDEDNYTLQGVKDQLKSKKVKKNDNQGVIDRLTYVKEVLVKIRG, encoded by the coding sequence ATGAAAGATATGAAACTGTTTTACAGTACCGAGGAGGTAGCACAACACTTTGAGGTAGCCCCATCAAAAATCCGTTATTACGAACGCGAGTTCAATCTTAAAATCCAGACAAGAGGAAAGAATAAAGCTTTTACAAAAAAGGATATTGAAAAAATAGGGGAAATTATAGCCTTGGTAGATGAAGATAATTATACCCTACAGGGTGTTAAAGACCAATTGAAATCAAAAAAAGTAAAGAAAAACGATAATCAAGGTGTGATTGATAGGCTTACCTATGTCAAAGAAGTTTTGGTGAAAATTAGAGGATAA
- a CDS encoding SulP family inorganic anion transporter: MKNEFSFKNFGGDLSAGLVVFLVALPLCLGISLASEAPLFSGIIAGIIGGVVVGAISGSKLGVSGPAAGLAVIVASAINEFQIYEIFLASVVIGGFIQLILGFIGAGKIAFYFPSSVIKGMLAAIGITIVLKQIPHAFGIDTDPEGDSSFIQSDGENTISELFNLGNFNTGALVIGVVCLAILILWDKKWVKENKILGIIPGPLLAVFAGIFINYFYPENLSLEAEHMVQLPQTESAAGFLELFRFPQWSAFTNISVIKTGFLIAIIASLETLLCVEATDRIDPDKNITPTNRELVAQGAGNMLSGLIGGIPITQVIVRSSANIQAGGKTKTSAIFHGILLLVCVMFIPNLLNMIPLAALAAVLIVVGYKLAKPEMFKRMYSEGHDQFIPFIVTIVAVLFTDLLVGILIGLMVGIGYVLYTNFKSVIKPSKTGNHTIIDFQKDVFFYNRAELVKNLSKLQEGDELTLDGRNIDFIDHDIFLTIEDFVKDSVKKNIKVNVLDITRTKLKFGKGDEKIGLEETV; this comes from the coding sequence ATGAAAAACGAATTTTCGTTTAAGAATTTCGGTGGCGATCTATCGGCAGGTTTGGTAGTGTTTTTAGTAGCCCTTCCTCTTTGTTTAGGTATTTCTTTAGCCTCTGAGGCCCCTCTTTTCTCTGGAATTATTGCCGGAATTATTGGTGGTGTAGTAGTAGGAGCTATTAGTGGTTCAAAATTAGGTGTTAGTGGTCCAGCCGCGGGCTTGGCTGTGATTGTGGCTTCTGCCATTAATGAATTTCAGATTTACGAAATCTTCTTAGCCAGTGTGGTGATAGGAGGTTTTATACAGTTAATTTTAGGCTTTATAGGAGCGGGTAAAATTGCCTTTTATTTCCCGTCATCTGTAATTAAAGGAATGCTTGCGGCTATTGGTATTACCATAGTTTTAAAACAAATTCCTCATGCCTTCGGTATTGATACAGACCCAGAAGGCGATTCTAGCTTTATTCAAAGTGATGGAGAAAATACTATCTCTGAGCTATTTAATTTAGGTAATTTTAATACAGGGGCCCTTGTTATTGGGGTTGTTTGTTTAGCTATTCTTATTCTTTGGGATAAAAAATGGGTAAAAGAAAATAAAATTTTAGGCATCATCCCTGGTCCATTATTAGCAGTTTTTGCTGGTATATTTATCAATTATTTTTATCCGGAGAATCTTTCTTTAGAGGCGGAGCACATGGTGCAATTGCCACAAACAGAATCTGCGGCAGGCTTTTTAGAGCTTTTTAGATTCCCTCAATGGTCAGCTTTTACTAACATTAGTGTAATTAAAACTGGTTTTTTAATTGCAATCATAGCGAGTTTGGAAACACTACTTTGCGTTGAAGCAACAGATAGGATAGACCCAGACAAGAATATCACACCTACTAATAGAGAGTTAGTAGCTCAGGGTGCTGGTAATATGTTGTCAGGTTTAATTGGTGGTATTCCAATCACTCAAGTTATTGTAAGAAGTTCGGCAAATATTCAGGCAGGTGGTAAAACTAAAACTTCTGCTATTTTTCATGGTATTCTTTTATTGGTTTGTGTAATGTTTATTCCAAACCTTTTGAATATGATTCCTCTTGCAGCTTTAGCGGCTGTTTTAATCGTAGTAGGTTATAAACTTGCTAAGCCAGAAATGTTTAAAAGAATGTATTCTGAAGGGCATGATCAGTTCATTCCATTTATTGTAACTATTGTTGCGGTATTATTTACAGACCTTTTAGTGGGTATTTTGATTGGTTTGATGGTAGGTATAGGTTATGTACTTTATACTAATTTCAAGTCGGTTATTAAACCTTCAAAAACTGGTAATCATACTATTATAGATTTCCAAAAGGATGTTTTCTTTTATAATCGTGCTGAACTAGTTAAAAACCTAAGTAAATTACAAGAGGGAGATGAGTTAACTTTAGACGGAAGAAATATCGATTTTATTGATCATGATATTTTCTTGACCATCGAAGATTTTGTAAAGGATTCCGTCAAAAAGAATATCAAAGTTAATGTTTTGGATATAACCAGAACCAAGCTCAAGTTTGGGAAAGGAGATGAAAAAATAGGTTTAGAAGAGACAGTTTAA
- a CDS encoding carbonic anhydrase: METYKKLLADNKEWANAQNIVNPVFFNKMAEGQSPEFLWIGCADSRAPADRITNTQPGQIFVHRNVANLVVHTDINMLSVLQYAVEVLKVKHVMVVGHYGCGGVKAAMSRQNIGIINKWIRHIKDVFVKNSDELAALKDEEAKFDRLCELNAIEQAKNLIKTSIIQKAWKNGNAPHVHAWILELKTGLIKELFEAQAGDTSSIEDIYKYEL, from the coding sequence ATGGAAACATATAAAAAACTTTTAGCAGATAATAAAGAGTGGGCTAATGCTCAAAATATAGTTAATCCAGTGTTTTTTAATAAGATGGCCGAAGGCCAAAGTCCAGAATTTTTATGGATTGGCTGTGCAGATAGCCGTGCCCCAGCAGATAGAATCACAAATACGCAGCCAGGTCAAATTTTTGTTCATAGAAACGTAGCCAACTTAGTAGTTCATACAGATATTAATATGTTATCTGTATTGCAGTATGCTGTGGAGGTTTTGAAGGTAAAACATGTGATGGTAGTAGGGCATTACGGCTGTGGAGGTGTAAAAGCAGCTATGTCACGTCAGAATATCGGGATTATTAACAAGTGGATTAGACATATAAAAGATGTGTTTGTTAAGAATAGTGATGAGTTAGCCGCCTTAAAAGATGAAGAGGCTAAGTTTGACAGGCTTTGTGAACTTAATGCAATAGAGCAAGCTAAAAACTTGATTAAAACATCAATTATTCAAAAGGCGTGGAAAAATGGGAATGCACCTCATGTACACGCTTGGATATTAGAGCTAAAAACAGGTTTAATAAAAGAGCTTTTTGAGGCTCAAGCCGGAGATACATCTTCAATAGAAGATATCTATAAATACGAGCTGTAA